GTCGGGAGCAAGCGCGCCGATGCCGCCGATTTGAATGCCGATGGAACCGAAATTGGCGAAGCCGCAAAGGGCAAAGGTGGCGATGGTGAAGGAGCGCGGGTCTAGCGCCGCCTTGAGCGGCCCGAGTTGCGAATAGGCGATCAGTTCATTCAAAACCATGCGCGTCCCGAGCAGGTTGCCGATCGTCGCGCAGTCGCGCCACGGCACGCCGATCAGCCACGCCACCGGAGCAAAAACCCAGCCGAAGATCATCTCCAGGCTGCTCGGAAAAGAGCCGAAGCCATAGCGCCCAAAAAAATTGTGCAACCCGCCCAGGACTCCGTTCGCCAGCGCAATCAACGCCAGAAAGGAGATGAGCATCGCCGCCACATTGATGGCCAGGTGCATGCCGTCGCCGGTGCCGCGCGCGACGGCTCCGAGGAAATTCACATCCGTCTTGCCGACCTCCAGTTCCACTTTGCCGGCCGTCTTCGGGTGCTCGGTTTCGGGCACAAACATTTTGGCCATCAAGATCGTCCCCGGAGCGGTCATGATAACCGCCGTGAGCAGGTGTTTGGCCTCGATGCCGAAGAGAATATAGGCCGCCATAATTCCTCCGGAGACGTGCGCCATCCCGGATGTCATGATCGTCATCAGCTCGGAGCGGGTTGTCTCCGGAAGATAGGGCCGGATCGTCAGTGGAGCTTCTGTCTGCCCCATAAAGATGCTCGCCGCCACGTTCAGCGATTCTGCGCCGCTCGCCCCCATCACGGCCGTCATCACCCGGGCGAAGGCGCGGATAATCACCTGCATGACCCCGAAGTAATAGAGCACCGCAAAAAGCGCGGCCACAAAGATGATCGTGGGCAGGACTTGAAAAGCAAAATAAAAACCGAGCGAGGAACCTTTCTCGCCGAGGAGGCCGAAAACAAATTTCGACCCGGCGAAGGAATAACTCAGGAGCTGATTCACCGCATCGCCGGCTACCCGAAATATGCTCCGGCCGACCTGGGTCTTGAGCACGAAAAGCGCAAAAGCAAACTGCAAGCCCAGCCCCCAGAGTACCGTCTTCAAGCGGATGGCGCGGCGATT
The sequence above is drawn from the Candidatus Acidiferrales bacterium genome and encodes:
- a CDS encoding NupC/NupG family nucleoside CNT transporter encodes the protein MWRLSGLLGILAMLAIAYVFSTNRRAIRLKTVLWGLGLQFAFALFVLKTQVGRSIFRVAGDAVNQLLSYSFAGSKFVFGLLGEKGSSLGFYFAFQVLPTIIFVAALFAVLYYFGVMQVIIRAFARVMTAVMGASGAESLNVAASIFMGQTEAPLTIRPYLPETTRSELMTIMTSGMAHVSGGIMAAYILFGIEAKHLLTAVIMTAPGTILMAKMFVPETEHPKTAGKVELEVGKTDVNFLGAVARGTGDGMHLAINVAAMLISFLALIALANGVLGGLHNFFGRYGFGSFPSSLEMIFGWVFAPVAWLIGVPWRDCATIGNLLGTRMVLNELIAYSQLGPLKAALDPRSFTIATFALCGFANFGSIGIQIGGIGALAPDRKNDLARLGLRAMLAGTMANLMSASIAGILL